One region of Gouania willdenowi chromosome 13, fGouWil2.1, whole genome shotgun sequence genomic DNA includes:
- the LOC114474225 gene encoding uncharacterized protein LOC114474225, with amino-acid sequence MAACVLLYWPNVVDYFRMFLVFAAWCFRDAPAVFILLYLAFVLLDDVDGWLARRLGQTSRFGAWLDVVVDNVGRGMLWSLLFEWGWLVSSLEWCVFVCNHSRGAEEWKNSFNRSPRLIQAIMADGFNSPLGVWVVGGLHYLPLCLYGHQTGAWTRWMGLSTWTQAVGILVLAAGRVLALCAEIWCVWTHMDQLIRNQPMEKQS; translated from the exons ATGGCAGCTTGTGTCCTGCTTTACTGGCCCAATGTCGTCG ATTACTTCAGGATGTTCCTGGTGTTTGCTGCCTGGTGTTTCCGTGACGCTCCAGCTGTGTTTATCCTGCTCTATTTAGCCTTTGTGCTTCTGGATg ATGTGGACGGATGGCTGGCCCGCAGGCTGGGTCAGACCTCCAGGTTTGGGGCGTGGTTGGATGTAGTGGTGGACAACGTGGGCAGAGGGATGCTGTGGAGTCTGCTGTTTGAG TGGGGCTGGCTGGTGTCATCACTAgagtggtgtgtgtttgtgtgtaaccACAGTAGAGGAGCAGAGGAGTGGAAGAACAGCTTCAACAGGAGTCCTCGTCTCATCCAGGCCATCATGGCCGACG GCTTCAACAGCCCTctgggggtgtgggtggtgggggggctgCACTACCTCCCTCTCTGTCTGTACGGCCATCAGACGGGGGCGTGGACGCGCTGGATGGGTCTGTCCACGTGGACCCAGGCTGTAGGAATCCTGGTCCTGGCTGCTGGACGAGTCCTGGCTCTGTGTGCAGAG ATTTGGTGTGTATGGACTCACATGGATCAGCTGATCAGGAACCAGCCTATGGAGAAGCAGAGCTGA